The following are from one region of the Entelurus aequoreus isolate RoL-2023_Sb linkage group LG17, RoL_Eaeq_v1.1, whole genome shotgun sequence genome:
- the b3galt8 gene encoding beta-1,3-galactosyltransferase 1, with protein MRAHVLRRYVKPLVVSLVIFFSAYGLLDRNASVQQLPTPSPAEDRLLSPETYKYLLNQPGACKRSSPFLVFMVPVAPHASSAREAIRMTWGAASQDTLTLFYMGLPVGGRLRSIQDMLEEESRTHADVIQMDFLDTYQNLTIKTVMIMNWLAVHCPNVSYAMKVDSDMFVNVFHLLSLLSRSPRRRFITGSVISDGKPKRDPKHKWKISEQTYPEDSFPPYVSGAGYVFSGDLAAAISRASRFVRIVPLEDVYVGLCLRVLGVRPAYSRSWLTFGNLFEVRDLEYDRCSFARRVLVNGFNSSKLLHAWKDFSQGYKSCYVF; from the coding sequence ATGAGGGCGCATGTTTTAAGAAGGTATGTAAAGCCACTCGTCGTCTCTCTAGTGATTTTCTTCTCCGCGTACGGCTTGCTTGATAGAAATGCGTCCGTTCAACAACTTCCGACGCCGAGTCCGGCAGAGGACCGACTTCTGTCCCCGGAAACGTACAAGTACCTCCTGAACCAGCCTGGCGCCTGCAAACGCTCAAGCCCCTTCCTGGTCTTCATGGTCCCGGTGGCCCCTCATGCGTCCTCAGCTCGGGAGGCCATCAGGATGACATGGGGGGCCGCCAGCCAGGACACCCTCACCTTGTTCTACATGGGACTCCCCGTGGGGGGCCGGCTGAGGAGCATCCAGGACATGCTGGAGGAGGAAAGCAGGACACATGCTGACGTCATCCAGATGGACTTCCTGGACACCTACCAGAACCTGACCATCAAGACCGTGATGATTATGAACTGGCTGGCCGTCCACTGCCCCAACGTGTCCTACGCCATGAAGGTGGACTCCGACATGTTCGTCAATGTCTTCCACCTGCTTTCTCTTCTGAGCAGGTCTCCGAGGCGCCGTTTCATCACGGGGTCGGTCATAAGCGACGGAAAACCGAAGAGGGACCCCAAACACAAGTGGAAAATTTCCGAGCAGACGTACCCAGAGGACAGCTTCCCTCCGTACGTCTCGGGGGCCGGTTACGTCTTCTCAGGAGACCTGGCCGCCGCCATCTCCCGGGCGTCCAGGTTCGTCCGCATCGTCCCTCTGGAGGACGTGTACGTGGGACTGTGCCTGCGGGTGCTGGGAGTCCGACCCGCGTACTCCAGGAGCTGGCTGACGTTCGGGAATTTGTTTGAAGTCCGCGATCTGGAGTACGACAGGTGCTCGTTTGCCAGACGGGTTCTTGTCAACGGCTTTAATTCTTCGAAACTTCTGCACGCCTGGAAGGATTTCTCACAAGGATATAAAAGCTGTTATGTATTCTaa